AGCAGCCATTTCATTTAGAGTCATGTGCGGACGATTCGGCCTTTGGGCCACCCCCAAACAGGTAGTTGACCATTTCCAGCTCCAAGAGCCTTTGCCTTTTGCTCTCAGGTACAACATCGCCCCATCCCAGGAAGTTCTGGCTGTGGGACAGACCAGGGAAGGAACCCGAAAGGCGGCCTGGCTGCGCTGGGGACTTGTGCCCCACTGGGCCAAGGACGAAAAGGTGGGCTATAAGATGATCAATGCCCGGGCGGAGACCATGTTCACCAAGCCGGCCTACAAATCCGCGGCCAAAAGGCACCGCTGCCTGATCCCGGCAAGTTGCTTCTTCGAGTGGCAGCGAAGCTATAAGGGAAGCAAAAAACAGCCGTACTGCATCCGGCCCAAGGATGGAGGCCTGTTCGCCTTTGCAGGGCTCTGGGAGCACTGGCAGGATGAAGAGGCGGGGAAAAAGATCTATTCCTGCACCATCATCACCACCCGGGCCAACGAGGCTGTGGCCGAGCTGCACGATCGGATGCCGGTGGTAATATGGAAAGAGAATTTTGATCTGTGGCTGAATAGATCGGTGGA
The sequence above is drawn from the Bacteroidales bacterium genome and encodes:
- a CDS encoding SOS response-associated peptidase, with translation MCGRFGLWATPKQVVDHFQLQEPLPFALRYNIAPSQEVLAVGQTREGTRKAAWLRWGLVPHWAKDEKVGYKMINARAETMFTKPAYKSAAKRHRCLIPASCFFEWQRSYKGSKKQPYCIRPKDGGLFAFAGLWEHWQDEEAGKKIYSCTIITTRANEAVAELHDRMPVVIWKENFDLWLNRSVEDPEQLQPLLEPISELLLKPRNEHFVLDNVYLLTIVAYPNHH